The bacterium DNA segment CGCAGTAGGCAACAAAAGGAAAAAGCGTTCTGAAGGTGTACTCTCTTTTAGAGTGTGAAAAGTAGTGTGCCAGTAATAAAATAAAGCTGATTTTCAGAAGTTCGCTTGGTTGAAAGATGAGCTTGCCGATTTTTGCCCATCTGCGTGAACCGTTTATCAAAACTGAAGTCGGCTGCCAGAGTGTAAGCCCGGTCAATCCAATTGAGCCTAACCAGCATAAAAAACTATATTTTTTCAATAGTTCAAGCGGAATTGCGCGTGCGACCAAAAATGAACAACAACCTATCATAAGTCCAAAGAGGTATTTTTTAATAAAAAAGCTACTTTTGTGATGCATATTAATGGCAAGTGCAGCACTTGCCGAATAGATAAAAATGGCTCCAAAGCAGATGAGTATTAATGGAATAATAAGAAGGTATTTTTTTAAAAAGTGGATTTCGCCTTGGTTTGGTGAGAGCATGGATTCCTTTTTTAGGTATGTTCGCGTGATATTTTTTCCAGCATTAAATAACGTGTGGCTTTAGTGTAAAACAACGAATGTATGTTGCAAAATCGTTCCGATGTTTTTGATCAAAAACTGTTATAAAATCAATTTGTTCTGATAATCTGACGCATCATTTCAATAAATGTATGGCCTCGTTCTTTGTAGTCAGAAAACAGGTCAAATGAGCTTCCGCTGGGGGAAAAAAGGATGACCATTTGTTTGTTGGTGTTTAGACTTTTTTGATATGCAGCTTTTATTGCGGGTTCCAGTTCGGCACATGCGGTTGATGCAACATTGTGTGCGATGCAGATTTTTTGCAATGTGAATGCTTCTTTGCCAAATGTGATGATGTGTTTGACCTTTTCTTTAATCTTTTCGATGAGTGGGGTTCGGTCGACCCCTTTTGAAAGTCCCCCCAATAATAAAATTATGTTTGAACCTGTAAATTGAGTAACGGCTGCTTCTGTTGATGCGACTGTTGTCGATTTTGAATCATTGATAACGTGAAGTCTGTCTGTTTTTATAACGGTTTGCATGCGGTGTTCAACGGGAGTGAGCTGTTGTGCTAACGTGACAAAATCGTTTTTTAATAGGTTGAGTTCTGAAAGCGTGGTTGCAATAATGAGCCAGTTGTGTGTATGTGTAATGGCGGGTAAAGAATAAAGGTCGATGACATGCGTAGTTACTGTGCCCGTTTTTTTAAATAGTTGTGAATCGCGTAAAAAGTAGACGGTACTATTTTCGGGTGTTGCAGTGTCATCGTCTTGCAAAAAAACATACCTGCTTTTGCCATATCCATATTTTTCAAGCCACGGGATAAGTGACGTTGGAACGATTGTCAGATCATCTTCTGTCTGTCTTTTGATCAGTTGGTATTTTGCCAAAAAGTAGTTTTCTGCCGTTTTGTGTCTGTCTAGGTGGTTTGGGTAAAAATTTGTCCAGATTGTAACGTCCGGTTTGAACTGTTGTGTGTGTTCAAGTTGAAAACTTGAAACCTCAAGCAGGGCTGTCTTTGCCGTTTTATCTTCCAAAAGTTCAAGCATCGGTTTTCCAATGTTACCGCCAGTTGTCACGTCACTCCTGTATTGTTCCAGAAAAAAGCTCAAAAAAGTGGTCACTGTTGTTTTTCCCACGCTGCCAGTGATTCCGATTATTTTCTTGTTCCATGTTTGATAAAATAGATCGAGTTCAGTCACCATTTTTTCAAGTGGAATCTTATCAAACTTTGTAACATCAACGCCGGGACTTGGTATAAAAAAATCGACTGCATCAAAAAATGCTCCCCAGGCATCCTCATCATACCACCGGCCAGAACTGTTTTCTGTTTTATCTGCTATGTCTGTATATTTTTCATCCATGATATGGATGGTTGCCTGTTGATTTGTGAAATATTTTTCGACCGAGGCACCAACAACTCCGTAGCCCCAGATTCCAACCGATTTCTTTTTCATACATTGTGCTTGAGTAATGATCTACTGTTTTTATTGTAGGCTTATTTGTGCAAAAAAGGAAGATCAATACTGTTTTTCTTAAAAACCGCTAATGTTTTCTATTTGTATTTAGCTAATAGTTTTTAGGTAAAAAAACGATAAATAATGTGTTTTTTTTGACTAATTAAATATTTTAAAATAAGATATATTCATAATTTTAGTAAATTTTTTCTTTAATATTGGAGGCTATTTTATGAAGAGTAAGAGTGGAATAGTGCTGTTGTTGTTAACAGCAGGTGTGATACATGCGCATGAGCAAGGTCAGAATGTTGGAAAAGGTGTTTTGATTGATCCACCATCGCAAGAAAAAAAATCGTTAGATCAAGGCCAAGGCTTTGATTTGAGTCCAATCTTTGACAAAATAAACGACTTTTGGAATAAACGCGTATCCAAGCAGTCTCCTAATTTGTCTGATTCTGAAGAACAAAAGCAAGAAAAATTATACAAAGCAGCAAGCAAGGAAGTACTAGCTTCAAAAGAAAATTCTGATGATAAAAACCCTGTAGAAGATATCGAACAAATGAACGTTCCAGATGGTGCAATCGGTGAAGAAATCAAGCAAAGTGAAGAAACTGAGCCAGAAGTAGTGACGAGTAAAATAGAAAAAGTGATTGAAGTGTTAAAGTCAGAAGAAAAGTCTGAAGATCAAACGCTAGAGACCGTTGCAAAAGAAGAAGTGATTGAAGAACAAAGGCAAGGAATAACGGTCGATGATAAAAAGCTTCCAGAGGATACCGAACAAATAAAATTTCTGGATGGTGCAGTTGGTAATGCAATCAAGCAAGATGAAGCATCAAAGCAAGCTGAAGAAACGCAAGAAATTAAGTCAGAAGAAAGGCCTGGAGATTTTAAGTCGAATGAAACAGTGCCGAATGCTGTAGATCCTGTATCGGCTCCTGTAGATCCTGTAGTAAGTCCTAATGAAGAAACTAAACCAGAAGAAAAGCCTGAATGTCAGACAGCTCTGATAGATCCTCAAATAGTTCCTACGCCGATTCAAACAGTGCCAAATCATGATCTAACTGATCAGGCTCCAGATCTAACTGGTCAAAATGTAAGTGGTTCAAATAGTGTGCTTGAAGCAGTTGCTACATCTGCACCGACTTCTGTAGATCCTATGACAGCTCTTGATGAAAGAAGCAAGCAAGTAGAAGCACCAAAACAAACTGATGAGTCAAAACAAGGTGAAGCACCAAAGCAAGATGAAGAAACTAAGACAGAAGGAAAGCTTGAAAATCAAGTGAATTCAAATGGTATAGATCCTGTAAATCCAGTAGTGACGCAGACAGATACCACGTTGGTTCAAACAGTGCCAAATCCTGATGATGTGAAGATTGATAATGGACAGTCAGATGGAATTGCGCAATGTAGAAATGATATTCCTGCTCCAATAGGTTCAAATTCTGGTGAGCTTCAAGTTGCTGGTCAGACAAATGGAGTTGAAAATGCAGGTGATGGCAATTCTGGTGGTGCTAATGTTGCTGGCTCTACTGGACAATCGGAAATCCCAGCTAGAGACACTGTTAATGTAACAGAGGAACCAAAGCAGCCAGGTGAAGTTATCGCTCCTCCTGTGCAAGAGCAAACAACGGTAACGCAACCACCTGTAGTAACTGTTGAACAACCAAAGTCAGAAGTAAAGTCTGATGTTCAAACGAAAGCAACCGAAGAAGTTCCAGCTCCAGTGATTGAAGAGCCAAAGCAAGAAGTAAAGCCAGAATTTCAAGCTGTGGTTGCGGCTGATGATACAACTCCAGCCGTGATTGATGCATCAACATCAGATGAAGCACAAAAGCAAGAAAAAAGATCGATATTGAATTCATCACTATTTTCTTCAACAAAGTTCAAGATTGCTGCTGGTATGTTTCTTGCGTCAGCTGTGAGCTATGGCATTTATAAGCTATTGAACTATTACAAAAAGTTGCCAAAAAATGAAATTGAAAAGCGAAACAAGGTTATTAGATTTTTATTGGTACAGTTTGAAAAAGCAGAAATACAGACCAAAAAAGCTGGTTCAAAGATAAATGAATTTGGATTACATTGTCTCGTCAAAATGAATGGCTTTAAAAAAAGTTAAGCTAAGTTTTTAAATCTTTTTTAATACACTATTAAGAGCAGAAAGAAGCTATTCTTTCTGCTCTTTTTTTTATAGTGATCTGTTTTGTTTGTTGTAAAAAGCTTTTTTCTTTTGAAAATCTGGTACACTCAATAAAAAGTTTTTTAAAGGTTAAAACGATGGAACAAACGGGTGCTGGAAAATCATTTAAAGCTACATTGAATCTTCCTACGACTGCATTTCCGATACGAGCAAATCATCCCATTGATGATGCAAAAATACTTGAGGAGTGGCAAAAAGCTGATCTGTATAGAAAAAGTTTTGATCTCCATCATGGTTCACCGCAGTTTCTGTTGAGTGATGGACCGCCGTATGCAAATGGGCCTATTCATTTGGGGCATGCGTATAATAAGATATTAAAAGATATTGTTGCCAAGTCGCGGCGTATGATGGGTTTTCATGTGCCATGTACTCCAGGTTGGGATTGTCATGGGTTGCCTATTGAACTAAAAGTTGCGCAGGAAAATAAAGGCCTTGATCGCATTGGTTTGCAGACTGCGTGTCGTGCATATGCTGAAAAATGGATCGGTGTGCAGGCTGATGGTTTTAAAAAACTTGGTGTTCTGATGAACTGGCATCAGCCGTATAAAACCATGGATTTTCAGTATGAAGCGAAAGTTATCCGGTCGTTTGCAGATCTTGTAGATCGTGGGTACATTGAGCGTAAAAACAAGACTGTGCCGTGGTGTTACTCCTGTCAAACGGTTTTGGCAACTGCTGAAATTGAGTATGCGGAGCGAAAAGATCCTTCAATTTATGTTTTATTCCGTGCCGATGCTGCTGTTTTTGCTCGATTTTGTTCAACCTTACCTTCTGATGCCGAGCTTTTTTTAATTGTGTGGACGACCACTCCCTGGACATTAACGCTTAATCGTGCTGTTTTGATGAGTCCGACGGCATCATATGTTATTATTCAGTTAGCCGAGCAGCGGTTCGGTGTGATCGGCGCCGACCTGGTTGATACACTTGTCGATCTGTTGGGTATTGAAAAAAGAGTTGTGGCAACTTTTGCAGCAGCTGATTTTTCTGTTGACAATCTTTTGGTTGACAGTCCTGTAGTGCCTGGGTTGCGTGTTCCGGTGATTAAAGATCTTTCAGTGCTTGTGGCCGAAGGTACCGCGTTTGTGCAGAATGCTCCTGGTGCTGGTCCTGAAGATTATGAGGTTGGGGTAAAGAATGGGCTTGAGATTTTTTGCCCTGTTGGACCAGATGGTAGTATGCTTGATGGTATTAATCCTGTCTTTTTGAAGGGGCAGTCGATTGAGCAGGTGCAAGGTTGGGTTTTGAGTAGTTTGCATGAAAATGGGTTATTGTTGTTCAAGGGTTCTATTAAACATAGTTATCCTCACTGCTGGCGTTGCCGAAAAGGGCTTATTTTCCGTGCGACCAAGCAGTGGTTTTGTTCGTTAACCCATAATGCGCTCAAAGAAAAAGCACTTGCTTCAATTGGTCATATGTTGATGTTACCAGAAGGAAGTAATAACAGATTATATGCGACTATCGATGCACGGTACGAATGGTGTTTATCACGACAGCGTGCATGGGGAACGCCTATTGTTGCCCTCTTGTGTAAGCAGTGTGATTATGTCTATTGTTCAAAAGCTTTTGTTGATGCTGTTGCTGCTTTGGTTGAAAAACATGGTATTGAAGTATGGACACAGCTTTCTGCCGAAAGTTTAGTACAGCAGGGTTTTTGTTGTCCTGTGTGTCAATCGCACCTGTTTGAAAAGGAGCAGGATATTCTTGATGTATGGTTTGATGCTGGTCTAACTCATGTTGCCTCGATATCGGTGCCAGGCAAAACACATGCCACGTTTGATCTTTATTTGGAAGGAAAGGATCAGCACAGAGGATATTTTCAAAGTGCTTTATTGACTGGTGTTGCGTTACATGGTGAGTCTCCGATGCGTGCAATTATTACGCACGGTTTTACCGTTGATGCGTTGGGAAAAAAGATGTCAAAGTCGTTGGGCAATGGGGTAAGTCCTGAAGAGCTTGTTGCAAAAATAGGTATTGATTGTGTTCGTTTGTGGGCTGCGACTATCGATCTTTCTGGTGAGGCAGTGGTTTCTGAAGTATTATTGAATAATATTTCAGAAGTGTATCGAAAGATCAGAAATACCTGTCGTTTTTTGCTTTCAAATTTGTATGATTTTTCTTTTGAAACTGATGCTGTTTTGTTTGATGAGCTTCGCATGATTGATCGGTATGCGTTAGAGATGCTTGATCTGTTTCATAAAAATGTAATGGCTGCTTACCAAACGTATAATTTTACAGCACTTGTGCATGCATTTGCAGATTATTGTACTGTTGAATTGAGTTCCTTTTATTTGGATATTATCAAAGATCGCTTGTATACGGATCAAAGTAATGGTTTATCTCGTAGATCGGCACAAACCGTATGCTATCTGATACTTGATACATTGACTCGTGATATGGCGCCAGTACTTTCAGTGCTTGCGCAGCAGTTGGCAGTTTTGTATCAGAAAAACGAAGCAGATTCGATTCACTTGCAACTTTTTAAAGCGCCTTTTGTGGCTAATAATCAACTTTCTTTTGATAAAAATCAGTGGGATATGTTGAAAACAATACGTAATACTGTTTTAAAAGAGATAGAATCGATTCGTCAGGCAGGACAGGTAAAACATTCTTTGGAAGTTTTGCTTACTATTGCTTTCAATAGTGGTTCTGAACTTGAATCGGTGGTTAAAAAGCTACAGATGAATCTTGTAAAAACGGGACAATCTCTTGAGGCATTTTTGGCAGAATTTTGTATTGTTTCGCAGGTTGAATTGATTGATTCTTCAAGTTTAGTTGATGTTTCCTGGAATAATGATCTTTATGTTCGTGTTTTGCATGCCAGTGGTACGAAATGTCCGCGGTGTTGGCAGTGGCACGTTGTTGAAGATCAAGATGGGCTTTGTGATCGTTGTAGTCAAATAGTGCGTTCTTTGTGACGTGATTTTGCTTTGTAATAGTTAATTAATGTATTTTTTGTAAAAACCTTTTACAACAGTTGTTTGATGATGTTACTTTCTGGGTATAGCGATGCCTGGGCGGTTATTATGAAATGTGTAAAAGGTTTTTTTATTTTTTTAGTATTACCTCTTTATGCTCATTGTTCTGTTCTGTCGACAAGTGCTTCTAAGATAGATGATTTAATGCATCAATTTTTGCAAAAGCAGTCTGAAAGAGAGCGTGTTTATCGTTTATTTTTAAATCAGTTAATTAAAATGAGGCGTAATTTATTAAATGATCATTATTTTAAAAGAGGAGCGTAAGATGTCTGGAAAAAGTGTACTGTATCTGTGGGTGGTTTTATTGGGTGTTTGTAAGGTTGCTTGTAATGAGCTTGCTTCGGGTAATCTGGCAGTTCAAGATATAGGTTTATTAAATCAGAGTGTAGATTTGGGGAGTGCAGCTGCTGAAGGTGAGCTGCAGTTTTTTACTGATGCTCTTTGGAGTGAAAATCAGGATCTATTGGTTAACTGTCAAGAGGTAAGGAAGCAGTTTGATATTGATGCTGATTATCTACTTGGTGTGGAGCAGTCATTTGAGCGACTTGTTGGGGCGCTTAATGAGTTGGCTGTTTATCGACGAGATTCTTATGGTCAGTTGATACAGACGATTAATAATTATGAGATTGCCTTGCAAAATGAGAAACAGAATCTTGAAACAGCAGTAGCTCAAGCTCAAAATGAAAAGGATGATTTACAGAATCAGATTGATGAGTCACGTCAGCAAGCACAAGCTTATATCGATGCGTTAAGTCAGTCGATTGCAAATGTGAAAGATGCGATTACGCAGTTGCAAGAGAACTTGGCAACGGTTGTTAACGTTGATGATTCACGCTTGATTACAGTGAAAGATATGTTGCAGTCATATTCTGTTTTTAGTGATCGCAGGGCTTCTGTTGGCGTTAAAACTCGTGAATTTGCTGATCAGATAAGGATCTACTTGGGTTCGCTTGATCAGTTGATAAGTCAGTAAAAGTATGTGTTATGAAGAAGGATGTGTGATGAAGAAGCAGTTTTTTTCTCTTGTTTTATTAGTGAGTACTTTATTAGAATGTGTGGATTCTACTATTGTGTTGAGAGACGGGTGGCAGTTGGCAGCTGAAAATGTTACAACTGCCTTGAGTTCAATGATAACACAGTTATCCGAAGATATAGATGCTTTTGATTCGATGTACGATGAGCTTTGTAAGTTAGATGTTCTTGTGCAGGAGTATGATGAGGCTGATAGGGTGTTTTTATCTGGCTTACAGCAGCGTTTTGATGCTGTTTGGCAGGCTTATAATGACTGCTTGCGGCAGCAAGATGATGTCAAAACTCAAGCTTCCTATGATGTTCAACAGTTAAAAATTGTTTTGAAGAGTATGCCGGTTATTTTTCAACAACGGGTTGATGAATTAAATGATGTTTATACTGATGCGCAGGTTCAGTTACAAAAGCTTATTAACTGTTATAATCAGCTTATCAAAGATAATTCTAATGATGTCGATAAGCTTGTAACTTTACTGAGAAAAATCTGTGACCAGTATGTGTTAATGACTGAGCGTAAACAGCTTGCCTTTGGCGAAATAGATTCATTAATTAATGTTTTGAGTAGTCATATTGATGGTGAACAAGCAAGGCTTCAAGAGATAGTTGCAATTAAAGGGTTTGCTGTTAAATAGTTGTGATCTGTTGGTCGAGAGGGAGCAGGGCAAACCTGCTCCCTTTTTTGTTATATTATTTGTTTAGTGTTTTTAGTAAAGTTCCAATAGTTTGGCCTAGTTCTGTCAGTGAAGTGTGTGCTTGTGGAATCTGTTTTTCTTTACTAATAGTGGCTTCTTCTTTAAAGTAGGCGTACCTTTTTTCGTTAGAAATTTGTGTTTTATATGACATGCTTCCACTGATACTATTTCTTAGTTTGATGAGTGGTCCTTTGACCTTCTCAGCACGTATTATGAGGTCATTTTTGTGTTTTTTTCCAAGTTCCCCCAAATCAGCAATTTTTCTATGAAAACTTTTTGTTTTATTGATAATTTCGGTTACATTTTTATCGATTTTTGATAAAGCATTTACTGTTTTTTCACTGATGGACTGATTTTTATTTTTTAGATGTTTTTCAAGTTCGCTTAAATAAGGGTCTTCGTTGATTAGATCTGCGGTATCTCCGAGAAGATCAATGATTTGTGTAATTGATTTTTCATGCGGATTTTTCTGATCACTTTTTGTACCTTTATTTTGATCTGCTTTTGTAGTGCCACTGCTGGAGGTTGATGTGTTTGGTGCTTCTTGCTTTGATGTTAGATTATTAGGTTTGTTGCTTTGTTCGTTTGAAAATGAGCGATTTGTACCATAGTTGTTGCTGTCATAATATCCATTTTGATGTGAGTATGTGTTACCATTGTAATAGTTTCCATACTGTGCAAAGTCGTCCTGGGGTTCGTTTTTTCCTGCAATCACTGTTTTGCCTGGTTGTGGTTTGGTTTGTGCTTGTCGTGATGCCTGCGTCGCTATTTTTTCTTCTGTATTTTTTATTTTTTGTGCTTCAGGTAAGAATTTTTGTAGAATAGCATCTATATTTTTGATAATTTCTTTTTGGATTATGTTTTCCGCTAGATTGCTGATACTGTTTTTAAGCTCATTTTTAGATTCTTTGTTCATGTCGGCAATGCCAAATGTTGGAATGATTATTTTTGGTACTGATTGATTGAGTTTAGTGTTCAGAGATTGTAATATGCTTGTAAGTTTTTGGTCTTCTGAAACCGCTTTGAGGTGCCTGAACTGGTCGGTAGCGCTGTCTTTTTCTTTTATGTTTGCAAGTTTCTGTGCCAAAACATCAAATTCATGGTAAAGTTCTGACCATTTTTTTGTTGCAGGCCAGCCTGAAATTTTATTTTTTTTACCCCATCTTTCAATGCTGATCTGTATTTCTGGAGCACTATTGATTTTTACTATGCATTCATTGATGTTTTTGATGAGGTTGTCAATTGTTGTCAGTACCGTAGCCTCTTTTTCAGAAAGGTCTTGTTTTTGTGTTTTTGCTACCGTAGGAATTTCTAATGGTTTGATCTTCTCTGGTTGAGCCAGTGGTTTATTCATTGCTTCTGCTGGTAGTCCACCCAGAACTTCTGGCATGTACTGTTCCATCTCTTTGACGAGTTGGTTGAGTTCTTCTTCGCTCATGTTGCTGAGAATTTTCTGTGCTTCTTCAACCTGTTTTAAAAATTCAGCCTGTTCTTCAGGAGGGAGCGAGTTGAAGAATTTGTCAATATTTTCAAACTCTTTTGTCATCTGGTCTATCTGTTCTTGTGTGAGATTAAATCCGCCGGGGCTTTTTAATGGTATGTTTGCTAGTAATGGCGTTGAATTCAAAGTAATAAAAGCCATGATAAGCATTATTAGGCTTTTATTTGAAGGCTGTTGTATCATGAAATATCCTTTGTTTATCATATGTTTGTTACATTTTACATTCAATGTTTTATGGATTTTTATATGTTTATGCGTATTGCGCCATTTTACAGAATATATTTTTCCAGTCTTTTTTCTAATTTTATCATTGAAATTTAAAATGTTGTAGCTATAAACTTTATAATTTTTGCGTTTTATTGAAAATTATCTTTAGTTTAACATGGTATTTTTTTTTATAAAGGTTAAGAAGTGTTTTTTTTGTTTATGGCCTTTTTTAAACGGATTTTTTATAGGGCTGGTTTTTTTTATTTTGAGTTTTTTGTTGCAATAACTTTATTATTATTTTTGATAACCACTGTTTTTAGGTTTCAATTTGATATTATTAAAAACTGGTATTCGTTGAAGGCTGTAGTTCAGCGGATTGCAGTGTTACGAGTATGTAAGTATGATGAGCTGAATCTCTTTTTGCAACAGAAAATTCAGGGTGAGTCATATTGTAAAGAACATGATATGAGCATATCTTTTATGATGCAAGATGGGACGGTGATAATGGCTGATATTAGTATGTTTATTGTTGAGCCTGCATTGAGGGGTATAGTTAGGGGAGATCGTTTGTTGATACCATTTCTAAAAAGGGTTTATTAATGTTTTGTAGAGGGTTTGTTTTGATGCATTTTCTTGTGTATCTTGTGTTTTTCTTATGTTTTTTTTCGGTTTTTTCAAAATTTCTTATTTTATATGTGGGTTTTGATGTTGTTGCAAAGAATATGCAGGCAGATTGTTTTGCCTTTGTGACCGCGCAGGAATATTTTTTATCTGATTGTATGAACTGTGACCAGTGTATTTTGAATAATCAGGGACTAACGTTTTTTTTTCAAAGTTATCATGTTGATTGGTTTGTTTCTTCTGTACTGGTGCGTAAGCAGAGAAAGTCTGCTGTACGGGTTCCTTTTATATCATTCTTTTCCTCTCTTAGATCTGGAAGCCCTTTTTTGGAATGTTTTGATGGCATGTCTTTTGTTGGTTTTGATCTTGTGAGTGGTGATTCTTCATTTAAAATTATTGGACAGGTAAAGTAATGTTTTATTTTCGTTGTAAGGTTGCAAGTACCGTTTTTTTTATTTTGTATAGTGTATGTTTTTTTTCAATTTGTTTGTCTTTGCTTTTCCGCATGTATCTTTTCTCTATGGAATCGTTTAGGTCATATTTTTCTGTGTTTGTTCGTAAACAGTATGTTTCTTTAATGGAGAACGTTGCAAGGGCTTACATTGATAGGCATGCTCTACGCGAACTTGAGCAGCAGATGGTTATATTTGATGATACTGTTACTTTTGATACAGATTGTTTTTTTAGATCAAAAGTAACTTTACTACCGGTTGGGTCATCTATTGAAATTAAAGTTGATTTTTTTGAAAATAATGATGGGGAGGTTACTTTGACTTGGTAGAGAGATTTTTTTAAAAAAGGTATGAATATCTCTATTTTCTTGTATACTTTTTCCTGTAACTTTTTAGGGTAAGGAACACAATGAAAATTTTTATGCGTAAAGATCTGGTACATGTTGGTGTAGCGGGCGAAATTTTATCAGTGGATGATGGGTATGCACGTAATTTTTTGATTCCTCATGGATATGCGGTGATTGTTACAGAGGCGAATGAGTTGTCCTTTAAAAAACGATCTTTACATATTGAAAAACGGCAGGAGGTGATTGCTACGCATACCTCTTTATTAGCTGAAAAAATAAAAAAAACTAAGCTTTTCTTGAAGAAAAAGGTTCATGATGATGGTAAATTGTATGGAGCTGTCCATGCGAGTGAACTTTTGGAATTGCTTGCGCAAAAAGGTATTAGTCTGAATAAAAATCAACTTAAATTAGATAAGATGGTCAAATTAGGCGTGTATGTTATTCCTGTTCAGTTGACTTCTCGTTTAAAGACTGAACTTACTTTAGAGATAGTTGCTGAATAAGTGCTTTTTTTAGAATTGCAGAAAGATGTTTATGCAACGTCAATCAAGAGATGGAGGGCCTCTTTTTAAAGATGGCTTTTCAGAGGTTGTTTCTTTTAATCAGGTTCCCGTTTCTCAGGATGCGGAGCGGGCAGTTTTGGGTGCTATTCTTTTGAGCGATGAGCATTTGTATCAGGTTGCTGAGATTCTTGTTGCGAATGATTTTTACCTTGAGCAGCATAAGTGTATTTATCAGCGTATGTTAGAGCTGTGGAAAGAAAGAAAACGAATTGATTTGCTTACATTACAGGATGATTTGACAAAGTGTGGTGAGTTAGAAAAGGCTGGAGGTATTGTCTACCTCATGTCTTTGCAGGAAGATGTTTTGAATCTCGGATTGCTTGGGCAGTATGCTTCAATTGTTAAAGA contains these protein-coding regions:
- the rplI gene encoding 50S ribosomal protein L9, translating into MKIFMRKDLVHVGVAGEILSVDDGYARNFLIPHGYAVIVTEANELSFKKRSLHIEKRQEVIATHTSLLAEKIKKTKLFLKKKVHDDGKLYGAVHASELLELLAQKGISLNKNQLKLDKMVKLGVYVIPVQLTSRLKTELTLEIVAE
- the ileS gene encoding isoleucine--tRNA ligase → MEQTGAGKSFKATLNLPTTAFPIRANHPIDDAKILEEWQKADLYRKSFDLHHGSPQFLLSDGPPYANGPIHLGHAYNKILKDIVAKSRRMMGFHVPCTPGWDCHGLPIELKVAQENKGLDRIGLQTACRAYAEKWIGVQADGFKKLGVLMNWHQPYKTMDFQYEAKVIRSFADLVDRGYIERKNKTVPWCYSCQTVLATAEIEYAERKDPSIYVLFRADAAVFARFCSTLPSDAELFLIVWTTTPWTLTLNRAVLMSPTASYVIIQLAEQRFGVIGADLVDTLVDLLGIEKRVVATFAAADFSVDNLLVDSPVVPGLRVPVIKDLSVLVAEGTAFVQNAPGAGPEDYEVGVKNGLEIFCPVGPDGSMLDGINPVFLKGQSIEQVQGWVLSSLHENGLLLFKGSIKHSYPHCWRCRKGLIFRATKQWFCSLTHNALKEKALASIGHMLMLPEGSNNRLYATIDARYEWCLSRQRAWGTPIVALLCKQCDYVYCSKAFVDAVAALVEKHGIEVWTQLSAESLVQQGFCCPVCQSHLFEKEQDILDVWFDAGLTHVASISVPGKTHATFDLYLEGKDQHRGYFQSALLTGVALHGESPMRAIITHGFTVDALGKKMSKSLGNGVSPEELVAKIGIDCVRLWAATIDLSGEAVVSEVLLNNISEVYRKIRNTCRFLLSNLYDFSFETDAVLFDELRMIDRYALEMLDLFHKNVMAAYQTYNFTALVHAFADYCTVELSSFYLDIIKDRLYTDQSNGLSRRSAQTVCYLILDTLTRDMAPVLSVLAQQLAVLYQKNEADSIHLQLFKAPFVANNQLSFDKNQWDMLKTIRNTVLKEIESIRQAGQVKHSLEVLLTIAFNSGSELESVVKKLQMNLVKTGQSLEAFLAEFCIVSQVELIDSSSLVDVSWNNDLYVRVLHASGTKCPRCWQWHVVEDQDGLCDRCSQIVRSL
- the murD gene encoding UDP-N-acetylmuramoyl-L-alanine--D-glutamate ligase gives rise to the protein MKKKSVGIWGYGVVGASVEKYFTNQQATIHIMDEKYTDIADKTENSSGRWYDEDAWGAFFDAVDFFIPSPGVDVTKFDKIPLEKMVTELDLFYQTWNKKIIGITGSVGKTTVTTFLSFFLEQYRSDVTTGGNIGKPMLELLEDKTAKTALLEVSSFQLEHTQQFKPDVTIWTNFYPNHLDRHKTAENYFLAKYQLIKRQTEDDLTIVPTSLIPWLEKYGYGKSRYVFLQDDDTATPENSTVYFLRDSQLFKKTGTVTTHVIDLYSLPAITHTHNWLIIATTLSELNLLKNDFVTLAQQLTPVEHRMQTVIKTDRLHVINDSKSTTVASTEAAVTQFTGSNIILLLGGLSKGVDRTPLIEKIKEKVKHIITFGKEAFTLQKICIAHNVASTACAELEPAIKAAYQKSLNTNKQMVILFSPSGSSFDLFSDYKERGHTFIEMMRQIIRTN